One genomic region from Equus asinus isolate D_3611 breed Donkey chromosome 8, EquAss-T2T_v2, whole genome shotgun sequence encodes:
- the DHX16 gene encoding pre-mRNA-splicing factor ATP-dependent RNA helicase DHX16 isoform X1 — MATPAGLERWVQDELHSVLGLSERHVAQFLIGTAQRCASAEEFVQRLRDTDTLDLSGPARDFALRLWNKVPRKAVVEKPARAAEREARALLEKNRSYKLLEDSEESSEETVGRAGSSLQKKRKKRKHLRKKRQEEEEEEEEEEEVPEKGKRKTEGSKQQTEKPESEDEWERTERERLQDLEERDAFAERVRQRDKDRTRNVLERSDKKAYEEAQKRLKMAEEDRKAMVPELRKKSRREYLAKREREKLEDLEAELADEEFLFGDVELSRHEQRELKYKRRVRDLAREYRAAGEQEKLEATNRYHMPEETRGQPARAVDLVEEESGAPGEEQRRWEEARLGAASLKFGARDAASQEPKYQLVLEEEETIEFVRATQLQGDEEPSAPPPPTQAQQKESIQAVRRSLPVFPFREELLAAIANHQVLIIEGETGSGKTTQIPQYLFEEGYTKKGMKIACTQPRRVAAMSVAARVAREMGVKLGNEVGYSIRFEDCTSERTVLRYMTDGMLLREFLSEPDLASYSVVMVDEAHERTLHTDILFGLIKDVARFRPELKVLVASATLDTARFSTFFDDAPVFRIPGRRFPVDIFYTKAPEADYLEACVVSVLQIHVTQPPGDILVFLTGQEEIEAACEMLQDRCRRLGSKIRELLVLPIYANLPSDMQARIFQPTPPGARKVVVATNIAETSLTIEGIIYVLDPGFCKQKSYNPRTGMESLTVTPCSKASANQRAGRAGRVAAGKCFRLYTAWAYQHELEETTVPEIQRTSLGNVVLLLKSLGIHDLMHFDFLDPPPYETLLLALEQLYALGALNHLGELTTSGRKMAELPVDPMLSKMILASEKYSCSEEILTVAAMLSVNNSIFYRPKDKVVHADNARVNFFLPGGDHLVLLNVYTQWAESGYSSQWCYENFVQFRSMRRARDVREQLEGLLERVEVGLSSCQGDYIRVRKAITAGYFYHTARLTRSGYRTVKQQQTVFIHPNSSLFEEQPRWLLYHELVLTTKEFMRQVLEIESSWLLEVAPHYYKAKELEDPHAKKMPKKIGKTREELG, encoded by the exons ATGGCGACGCCGGCGGGGCTGGAGCGCTGGGTGCAGGACGAGCTGCACTCGGTGCTGGGCCTGAGCGAGCGGCACGTGGCCCAGTTCCTCATCGGAACCGCGCAGCGCTGCGCCTCGGCCGAGGAGTTCGTGCAGCGCCTGCGGGACACTGATACACTGGACCTCAGCGGGCCGGCCCGGGACTTCGCGCTGAGACTCTGGAACAAG GTCCCTCGGAAGGCAGTGGTGGAAAAGCCAGCTCGGGCTGCCGAGCGAGAGGCCCGAGCCCTGCTGGAGAAGAACCGATCTTATAAGTTGCTGGAAGACAGTGAGGAGAGCAGTGAGGAGAccgtgggcagggctgggagcagtCTCCAGAAGAAGCGTAAAAAACGGAAACACCTCAGGAAGAAAcgtcaggaggaggaggaggaggaagaagaagaagaagaagttcctgagaaagggaagagaaagacaga GGGGAGTAAACAGCAGACAGAGAAGCCAGAGTCTGAGGATGAGTGGGAGCGGACAGAGCGAGAGCGCCTTCAGGACCTGGAGGAGCGGGATGCCTTCGCGGAGCGGGTTCGGCAGCGGGACAAGGATCGGACTCGTAATGTCCTGGAGCGGTCAGACAAGAAG GCTTATGAAGAAGCTCAGAAGCGCCTCAAGATGGCTGAGGAAGACCGGAAAGCCATG GTCCCTGAGCTGCGGAAGAAATCGCGCCGAGAGTACCTGGCTAAGAGGGAGCGGGAGAAGCTGGAGGACCTGGAGGCCGAGCTGGCTGATGAGGAGTTCCTTTTTGGCGACGTGGAGCTGAGTCGACATGAGCAGCGGGAACTCAAATACAAACGGCGAGTGCGGGATCTGGCCCGAGAGTACCGGGCAGCCGGGGAGCAGGAGAAGCTGGAGGCCACCAATCGCTACCACATGCCCGAGGAGACCCGAGGACAG ccAGCACGAGCTGTGGATCTAGTGGAGGAGGAATCGGGCGCCCCTGGGGAGGAGCAGCGGCGCTGGGAGGAGGCCCGGCTTGGGGCAGCATCCCTGAAGTTTGGGGCCCGAGATGCTGCCTCTCAGGAGCCCAAGTATCAGCTGGTGTTGGAGGAAGAGGAGACCATCGAGTTTGTCCGGGCCACTCAGCTCCAGGGTGACGAG GAGCCGTCAGCTCCACCCCCTCCaacccaggcccagcagaaggaGTCCATCCAGGCTGTCCGCCGCAGCCTCCCCGTGTTCCCATTCCGAGAGGAGCTCCTGGCTGCTATTGCTAATCATCAGGTCCTCATCATCGAAGGCGAGACAGGCTCCGGGAAGACCACCCAAATCCCGCAGTATCTGTTTGAGGAG GGTTACACAAAGAAGGGTATGAAGATTGCCTGCACCCAGCCCCGGAGAGTGGCAGCCATGAGTGTGGCCGCCCGAGTGGCGCGGGAGATGGGTGTGAAGCTTGGCAATGAG GTTGGCTACAGCATCCGTTTTGAGGACTGCACATCAGAGCGAACTGTCCTCCGCTACATGACAGACGGGATGCTTCTCCGAGAGTTCCTGTCTGAGCCTGACCTTGCGAGTTACAG CGTGGTGATGGTGGATGAGGCTCATGAACGGACCCTACACACAGACATTCTCTTTGGGTTGATCAAGGATGTTGCTCGCTTCCGACCTGAGCTCAAGGTCCTGGTGGCTTCAGCCACACTGGACACTGCCCGTTTTTCCACCTTCTTTGATGATGCCCCTGTCTTCCGAATCCCTGGACGCAGGTTTCCAGTTGACATCTTCTATACCAAG GCTCCAGAGGCTGACTACCTGGAAGCCTGTGTAGTGTCGGTGCTGCAGATCCATGTGACCCAGCCCCCTGGGGATATCCTGGTGTTCCTGACAGGACAG gaggAGATCGAGGCTGCCTGTGAGATGCTCCAGGATCGCTGCCGCCGCCTGGGCTCCAAAATCCGGGAACTCCTGGTGCTGCCCATCTATGCCAACCTGCCTTCTGACATGCAAGCTCGTATCTTCCAGCCCACGCCCCCTGGGGCACGGAAG GTGGTTGTGGCAACAAACATCGCCGAGACATCGCTCACCATTGAGGGCATCATTTACGTGCTGGATCCAGGGTTCTGTAAGCAGAAGAGCTACAACCCCCGCACAGGCATGGAATCGCTCACTGTCACACCCTGCAGCAAG GCCTCAGCCAATCAGCGAGCTGGTCGGGCAGGTCGGGTGGCTGCTGGGAAGTGCTTCCGCCTGTATACCGCCTGGGCCTATCAGCATGAGCTGGAGGAAACCACAGTGCCCGAGATCCAGAGGACCAGCCTGGGCAATGTCGTGTTGCTGCTCAAGAGCTTGG GGATCCATGACCTAATGCACTTTGATTTCCTGGACCCGCCACCATATGAGACCCTGCTGCTGGCTTTGGAGCAGCTGTACGCTCTGGGAGCTCTCAACCACTTGGGGGAGCTCACCACG TCTGGTCGAAAGATGGCAGAGCTGCCAGTGGACCCCATGCTGTCTAAAATGATCTTGGCCTCTGAGAA ATACAGCTGTTCAGAGGAGATCCTGACGGTGGCTGCCATGCTCTCTGTCAACAATTCCATCTTCTACCGACCCAAGGACAAGGTCGTCCATGCTGATAATGCGCGTGTCAACTTCTTCCTCCCTGGTGGGGACCATCTGGTTCTGCTAAACGTTTATACACAG TGGGCTGAGAGTGGTTACTCTTCTCAGTGGTGCTATGAGAATTTTGTACAGTTCAGATCAATGCGCCGAGCCCGGGATGTACGGGAACAGCTGGAGGGGCTCTTGGAACGCGTGGAAGTTGGTCTCAGTTCCTGCCAGGGGGACTATATCCGTGTACGCAAG GCCATCACTGCTGGTTACTTTTACCACACAGCGCGGTTGACTCGCAGCGGCTATCGCACAGTGAAACAGCAGCAGACAGTGTTCATCCATCCCAACTCCTCCCTCTTTGAGGAACAGCCACGCTGGCTGCTCTACCATGAACTTGTCTTGACCACCAAGGAGTTCATGAGACAG GTACTGGAGATTGAGAGCAGTTGGCTTCTGGAGGTGGCTCCCCACTATTATAAGGCCAAGGAGCTAGAAGATCCCCATGCTAAGAAAATGCCCAAAAAAATAGGCAAGACACGGGAAGAGCTAGGGTAA
- the DHX16 gene encoding pre-mRNA-splicing factor ATP-dependent RNA helicase DHX16 isoform X2 translates to MSIRFEDCTSERTVLRYMTDGMLLREFLSEPDLASYSVVMVDEAHERTLHTDILFGLIKDVARFRPELKVLVASATLDTARFSTFFDDAPVFRIPGRRFPVDIFYTKAPEADYLEACVVSVLQIHVTQPPGDILVFLTGQEEIEAACEMLQDRCRRLGSKIRELLVLPIYANLPSDMQARIFQPTPPGARKVVVATNIAETSLTIEGIIYVLDPGFCKQKSYNPRTGMESLTVTPCSKASANQRAGRAGRVAAGKCFRLYTAWAYQHELEETTVPEIQRTSLGNVVLLLKSLGIHDLMHFDFLDPPPYETLLLALEQLYALGALNHLGELTTSGRKMAELPVDPMLSKMILASEKYSCSEEILTVAAMLSVNNSIFYRPKDKVVHADNARVNFFLPGGDHLVLLNVYTQWAESGYSSQWCYENFVQFRSMRRARDVREQLEGLLERVEVGLSSCQGDYIRVRKAITAGYFYHTARLTRSGYRTVKQQQTVFIHPNSSLFEEQPRWLLYHELVLTTKEFMRQVLEIESSWLLEVAPHYYKAKELEDPHAKKMPKKIGKTREELG, encoded by the exons ATGAG CATCCGTTTTGAGGACTGCACATCAGAGCGAACTGTCCTCCGCTACATGACAGACGGGATGCTTCTCCGAGAGTTCCTGTCTGAGCCTGACCTTGCGAGTTACAG CGTGGTGATGGTGGATGAGGCTCATGAACGGACCCTACACACAGACATTCTCTTTGGGTTGATCAAGGATGTTGCTCGCTTCCGACCTGAGCTCAAGGTCCTGGTGGCTTCAGCCACACTGGACACTGCCCGTTTTTCCACCTTCTTTGATGATGCCCCTGTCTTCCGAATCCCTGGACGCAGGTTTCCAGTTGACATCTTCTATACCAAG GCTCCAGAGGCTGACTACCTGGAAGCCTGTGTAGTGTCGGTGCTGCAGATCCATGTGACCCAGCCCCCTGGGGATATCCTGGTGTTCCTGACAGGACAG gaggAGATCGAGGCTGCCTGTGAGATGCTCCAGGATCGCTGCCGCCGCCTGGGCTCCAAAATCCGGGAACTCCTGGTGCTGCCCATCTATGCCAACCTGCCTTCTGACATGCAAGCTCGTATCTTCCAGCCCACGCCCCCTGGGGCACGGAAG GTGGTTGTGGCAACAAACATCGCCGAGACATCGCTCACCATTGAGGGCATCATTTACGTGCTGGATCCAGGGTTCTGTAAGCAGAAGAGCTACAACCCCCGCACAGGCATGGAATCGCTCACTGTCACACCCTGCAGCAAG GCCTCAGCCAATCAGCGAGCTGGTCGGGCAGGTCGGGTGGCTGCTGGGAAGTGCTTCCGCCTGTATACCGCCTGGGCCTATCAGCATGAGCTGGAGGAAACCACAGTGCCCGAGATCCAGAGGACCAGCCTGGGCAATGTCGTGTTGCTGCTCAAGAGCTTGG GGATCCATGACCTAATGCACTTTGATTTCCTGGACCCGCCACCATATGAGACCCTGCTGCTGGCTTTGGAGCAGCTGTACGCTCTGGGAGCTCTCAACCACTTGGGGGAGCTCACCACG TCTGGTCGAAAGATGGCAGAGCTGCCAGTGGACCCCATGCTGTCTAAAATGATCTTGGCCTCTGAGAA ATACAGCTGTTCAGAGGAGATCCTGACGGTGGCTGCCATGCTCTCTGTCAACAATTCCATCTTCTACCGACCCAAGGACAAGGTCGTCCATGCTGATAATGCGCGTGTCAACTTCTTCCTCCCTGGTGGGGACCATCTGGTTCTGCTAAACGTTTATACACAG TGGGCTGAGAGTGGTTACTCTTCTCAGTGGTGCTATGAGAATTTTGTACAGTTCAGATCAATGCGCCGAGCCCGGGATGTACGGGAACAGCTGGAGGGGCTCTTGGAACGCGTGGAAGTTGGTCTCAGTTCCTGCCAGGGGGACTATATCCGTGTACGCAAG GCCATCACTGCTGGTTACTTTTACCACACAGCGCGGTTGACTCGCAGCGGCTATCGCACAGTGAAACAGCAGCAGACAGTGTTCATCCATCCCAACTCCTCCCTCTTTGAGGAACAGCCACGCTGGCTGCTCTACCATGAACTTGTCTTGACCACCAAGGAGTTCATGAGACAG GTACTGGAGATTGAGAGCAGTTGGCTTCTGGAGGTGGCTCCCCACTATTATAAGGCCAAGGAGCTAGAAGATCCCCATGCTAAGAAAATGCCCAAAAAAATAGGCAAGACACGGGAAGAGCTAGGGTAA